TCTGAAGTTTATCCTacgcacgagctttctctagttgcagtgagcgggggctacttttcgttgcagtgcacaggcttctcattgcggtggcttctcttgttgcagagcacaggctctagacacgcgggcttcagtagttgtggcacacgggctcagtagttgtggctcgtgggctctagagcacagactcagtagttgtggcacacgggcttagctgctccgcaacatgtgggatctccccggaccagggctcgaacccctgtcccccactggcaggcggattcttaaccgctgcacccccagggaagtcccaggcaatGTAGGACATTTTAGAAGGACCACTCTGGTGGCAGAATGGAAGCCAGAAGGAAGAGAGGTGAGGGTGTCTTAGGAAGCTACTGCATTACTCTGGAAGATAATGGGGGTGGAGAAGAACCTACACCTGATTCAGTTGGCAGAATCAACTGCGTGCAGCAGGGGGTGAGGAGTGAAGAGTACAGGTCTGGGAGAACATAAGATGAATTTAGTGTGAGGTTGTTACGTTTGTGGTACCCGTAGGACTTAAGGTAAGGAATTGGTGAACTACACATTCTTCAAGATGGCACCTCCCTGAAGCCTCCCTCACACGTTCGGATAAAGTGAGTAGTGTCCTTTCTAGGTCCTCAAACCAGTTTCTATTACAATCAAGCCTCTATTTTGCCACTCCCTGCCCAGCACTTGCAATCCTCTTCTCCTGAATTTTCTCCATATAATTTATCACCTTATAAAATACCGTATTATTTACTTACTCTGTGTAAGGTCTGCTCCCCACTCCACTGTAATGTAAACAGGGCAGGGGATTTTGCCTATGGTTAAATAAAAGCCACACGACCCCAAAACACCATTAAACattgcccttttctctttctctagtaatttttatttagatattttgttACACTGAAGAGTAAAAGAATGTATCATAACTCCCTCCTATTCACTCAAAGAAGAATAATTTtacacccctccccacccaaaaAATGGCAAAAAGACACCtagttacatgtagctgtcctagCTTTACTCATACACCGCAAATTTAAGCCACTGAGCTATATTTTCGTATTCTTTACACATCAGAGTCTTTggccttttcccttccctttctggaTTGGGTGTAATCTCATTACTGACCTCAGAATTCTAAAACCCATATGTTTTCCACAGATCTAACGCTTCTTTTGGAGACCATCCAGGAAAACATAATGAAATGGTTTTCCATCACCATGATATTCAAGCTATGCAGGTATACTTAAATGAGTAtgatcaagaaaaaggaaaacagatattcagggggaaaaaatagcAACTTGCATCTCCATAACCATATTATTGCAATGTAAGCATTTAAAAACACTAGTATCCAAGTTGGCAAAACCAATGCCCTCATTAAGAGAGAGCAATGCGatgatgtctggcacatagcaaatgCTCAAGAAAAGTTAGCTGTCACCATTGATAACAGCTTCCACAGACCATGCTCCAAAATGATCCTAAAATTACTGGTTCCTGCTGATAGGAAAGAGAATGTTGCATTGGCAACTAGCCTCGACATGAACTCTTGTTGAAATTCTGGATCTCCTTGCTATAACTTGTCTTTACCCTAACCCTCTGTAGGGTCCCAGGACCCATTTGTATTCTACATGTGTTGATCCATTCTGATCTCCACAAACTGTGTTATGTGCCAGCATCATCTTGATAACCTCAAGCTGCATAGTCAGAACCCAGGTCAGTTTGCAATGATTAAAGTTACACTTTCTGGATCACTCCATAATCTTTCTCTTATCATGACAATGGTTTTACCTAATATTTCTTGAGTGAAGCTAATTTTGACTGTTCTATTGGATTACCTCTTCCCTTTGGCTAAGAGGAGGGGTATTTCGTAAGAGAGCTGATGATCAAAATATTTATGTTCTATCTTAGCCTATCTGTGGAGAAAGAAGCAGGACGGTCCACTGTGTttcctggaaatttaaaaatcggCAGCTAGGAAGACTGAGAAAATCGAGTTAAATCTCTCAGGCTGGTCTGTGGAGGTGCAACCAGTTGGAATTCCTCCTGGAAGTGAAAGGTGAGGCTCAAGGTTCTCAAGTTGCTGGATGGAAGACCGAAAAGCAGTATAGCCTGCTTAATAAAAACCAAAGTAGTGCATGTTGGGGAGAAAGAAACCTGCTTCTCAGATTAACTAAAATAGTTATTAACAACtggttattttctaaattttaataacttcattttcttctccctcGTGATGTAAGTAAAATACCTGCTGTGAAAGAAGCAAACGAATGCAAATGTTGTGAACCCAACTGTTACTAGTCTCACTAAAATTTTGATCTTTGAAAGAACACGCCTCCACTGGGCAAGTCGTTTTGTTCTTCTGGGGAGGAATGAATACATAGGATGAAAGGAGGGTCGATGGACAGCTACCACTACCTAAATCCCTTAGCTTTAAGTGGGAGTAATTGACGTAGCTGCCCGCAAGCCCACCTGTGCTTTAAAACGAGTAAAAGGAGGGGGTTACAGGGATGACGGGAGCCTAGGAGAGAAAGGGGCGAAAAGCAAAAACGAAATTATGCTAAGGATAGGGGCGGCTGCTCCACTGCCCCAGCACAGGTATCAAACGACTTGAAATGCATAATCTGAAAAGTGCTTTTCTACGTGGAAATCAGTGGTGGAGCCGATTCTTCTACGTTCCTCGGAGTAACGGTCAGCCTAGGATTCCACGAGCACTTCACTTGGGTTTCTCTTCTAACCCTCTGCCCTCCTGGAAAAGCGTTACTTTCTACCGACTTCATATGTCAGAGAAACAAACCTCCTTTGACTTGAGAAGCTTCTAAAACGCTTTACTTccctgaaaaatgaaaataggtgAGACCGAAACAAACACTTTTGTCCCGagtctgaaacacaaaaaaagaaccaGCTTCACCACCTGCGCTCAATCCAGCTTTCTTTGCCACACCTGGGGCGGAAGGGGCGGAGACTCCGCTTGCGTCATAAGCCAGCGCCGGAAGTTGGCTGCGATACAGCGGCGAGTCCGAATCTGTTCGGAAAGGCAGAGAAGTTTCTCCGTGTTACGTGGGTAAGGAATTGGCGGATTGGGGGCGGTGGGTATTTGGGCCCAAACTGGAAAGACGCTAGGGGCTAAACAGGTCTGGTGTGGGGTTAGAGTCGGGAGAGGCTGGGGATAGAGACTATGCTGTTAGTCCTTTGCCTCTTCAGCTGTTGGGTTGTTTGCCTGTTTAGCTGTTGGCTTTTTAGCCGTTGGGAGttatttctttgttcttccctTATCTTCGGTTCGCATGTTCTCCTGTTGAGGGATTCAGTTTTTTGGCAATCTCTTGCTAAAGTTTGGAAGAATGGAACTTGTGTTAAATGAAGACGTGAACTTTGCAGTCAGATCTAAATCTCTGACTCTTAACAGGTGAATAATCCTGCCCAAATTAACTTCCTTAAACcccagttccttcatctgtaaaataagagtaaTACCTCCTAGAATTTTTGTAAAGATTATAATGAAATAGCATGCATAATTGAAATGACatatgtaaagtgtttattaTTGTGTCCAGTTTGGGGGTAAATGCACAATACGTTGTTTTTTTGTTTCGACCCACCTATAGGATTTGGAAAAAGCACAGATTAGGAATTGGGACCTTTTTAGCTTTCTCCTAGAAAAATGAGGCCTGGTTAGATTTGTGAGGAGCCCATTTGAGATATTAAATATTTGAGTCTGTGATTTCAGGGACAACAATGGACACCCAGAAGGACGTTCAACCCCCAAAGCAGCAGCCAATGATATATATCTGTGGAGGTAAGAGTAACACTCACAAAAATAAGAgtatttcaccttttaaaaaaattgcatttaTCTTTGGCTTAAATGAGTCATTCATCTTTAAAGTTAGAAAGCAGAACAACTTtagcaatcttaaaaaaaatcctcttattaagatttcattttctttcctaggAAAAATGCATTGCCtgccactctttttttctttctcccttaatATATTGGTAATGGCAACATACCCTTGAGATTGAGTATACTGTATTTTAGTGCTTTGGGTGAAAAGTATGGTTAAGAtaatttgcttgtctgtaatatTTCTCTTTTAGGCATTGAATAAACCTGTTTTGTTTCTAGaatgtcacacagaaaatgaaataaaatcaaggGATCCAATCCGTTGCAGAGAATGTGGATACAGAATAATGTACAAGAAAAGGACTAAAAGACGTATCCTTCTAACTAAGCTTTCTGAATATGAGATAAGAGGAAGTGAAAAATAATGCATGGTTTGATAGTCAAAGACTAATTTCTGGTAAAAATGGTAACAACTTGGATTacttaccaaaaaaacaaaaggcatgATTAGCATTTTCATGGACCAGTACTCCAGTGTATAGACATACACTGAATAATCTAAATACTAGTTGATTTTAGCTTTCATAAGTGTATTTTTTCAGGGATTCTGTATATAAGTACTCATTCTTGAGCTTCAGTTTATGGGCAAACTAAATGATACaaggagaaatacaaatattgagTTTGTATGCTACCTAATGGAATAAGTGAGGCTTACAAATTAGCTGAAAGACAGAGTAAATTGTTATGTAATAACTACCAGTGTTTTTTAGATCATTAAATTATCACTTTTGACACTGCTTTAGTGTTTCTTGGTGCATTGGTCTTTTGTATTATGGGGGGGgctaataattaaaatagtttatttttttagttcatttCTAATTATCATAGTAAATAGTGAACATTCTTTTGTGCATTTTAGATTAAATAACTAGCTTATTGCAAAGAGAAAGTGACTTGGaagtattaaatttttaatataattttaaagtactttttttgTCCTTAACTCAGTTTTTGTATAGTGGTGGTTTTTGATGCTCGATGAAACTAAAATTCAGAGGAATGTCTTCATTTGGATTTTGATTTGCTATTAATGTTGTCGTATAGCTTTTGATTAGTGTACTTTATGAATACAACTATATacacatgatttcattttaaaaaccgTATTGTATTTAGGTATCTATTAATAGcttatataaagatatttttgttcAGTTAAATggtttgtaatttaatttta
This DNA window, taken from Eubalaena glacialis isolate mEubGla1 chromosome 17, mEubGla1.1.hap2.+ XY, whole genome shotgun sequence, encodes the following:
- the POLR2K gene encoding DNA-directed RNA polymerases I, II, and III subunit RPABC4, coding for MDTQKDVQPPKQQPMIYICGECHTENEIKSRDPIRCRECGYRIMYKKRTKRLVVFDAR